One Pyrus communis chromosome 4, drPyrComm1.1, whole genome shotgun sequence genomic region harbors:
- the LOC137732363 gene encoding 7-deoxyloganetin glucosyltransferase-like, whose amino-acid sequence MGSKEVANDKPHIVCIPLPVQSHIKGMLKFAKLLHRRGVHITFVNTEFNHNRFLKSLGPNSLDGLPDFRFETIPDGLQSSDEDTTQNVALLGEAVRTNFLAPFRDLLKKLTQSSTSHNDIAPASHIVSDGWMAFTVTAAEEMGIPVVLFFTISASSLMGFNQFPTLLEKGLTPLKDESWLTNGFLDQVIDWVPGFKGIRLRDLPNNFITTNPNESLDFFLDAIERLGKGSAIVLHTFDELEQEVLDALSSMFPRVYAIGPQQLLLNQIPQHALKAMGYSLWKEETECLQWLNSRAPSSVVYVNFGSLAVVTTEQLVEFGWGLANSKLPFFWVIRPDLVAGESTIFQLEFFVETKERGLIASWCPQEQVLEHPSVGGFLTHCGWNSTIESLSAGVPMLCFPCFTDQQTNCYCICNKWGIGMEISNGAKRDEVEKLVIELMEGEKGKQLKIKAMEWKKLAEEATTPHGSSSTNLDNFVNQVLLRKS is encoded by the exons ATGGGTTCCAAGGAAGTAGCCAATGATAAGCCTCACATCGTTTGCATTCCCCTTCCAGTTCAAAGCCACATAAAGGGAATGCTCAAATTTGCTAAACTCCTCCACCGTAGAGGCGTTCACATAACCTTTGTCAACACTGAGTTCAATCACAACCGTTTCCTCAAGTCTCTAGGACCCAACTCCCTCGACGGCTTGCCTGATTTTCGGTTTGAAACCATACCAGATGGCCTTCAAAGTTCAGATGAAGATACCACTCAAAATGTGGCCTTGCTTGGTGAGGCCGTCAGAACAAATTTCTTGGCTCCATTTCGTGACCTCCTAAAAAAACTGactcaatcatcaacttcccaCAATGATATTGCTCCAGCGAGTCACATTGTTTCGGATGGTTGGATGGCTTTCACCGTCACGGCGGCTGAAGAAATGGGAATCCCTGTCGTACTCTTCTTCACTATTTCTGCAAGCAGCTTGATGGGTTTCAATCAATTTCCTACTTTGCTGGAGAAGGGACTTACCCCTCTCAAAG ATGAGAGCTGGCTAACAAATGGCTTTCTGGACCAGGTCATAGATTGGGTTCCAGGATTTAAAGGTATAAGGTTAAGGGATCTCCCAAACAACTTTATCACAACAAATCCTAATGAATCACTAGACTTCTTCTTGGACGCAATTGAAAGACTTGGTAAAGGATCAGCAATTGTTCTTCATACTTTTGATGAATTGGAGCAAGAAGTTTTGGATGCTCTCTCATCCATGTTTCCACGTGTTTATGCAATTGGTCCTCAACAGTTACTTCTTAATCAGATACCGCAGCACGCTCTGAAGGCCATGGGATATAGTCTATGGAAAGAAGAAACGGAGTGCCTCCAATGGCTAAACTCCAGGGCACCAAGTTCCGTCGTTTATGTGAATTTTGGAAGTTTAGCAGTCGTGACAACTGAACAACTTGTTGAGTTTGGTTGGGGACTAGCAAATAGTAAGCTTCCCTTCTTTTGGGTAATTAGACCCGATCTTGTTGCTGGTGAATCGACAATTTTTCAACTTGAGTTTTTCGTGGAGACGAAGGAAAGAGGTCTAATAGCAAGTTGGTGTCCACAAGAGCAAGTGCTTGAGCACCCATCAGTCGGAGGGTTTTTAACGCATTGCGGTTGGAATTCAACGATCGAGAGTCTATCTGCAGGTGTGCCTATGCTATGTTTTCCATGCTTTACTGACCAGCAAACCAACTGTTATTGTATTTGTAATAAATGGGGTATCGGCATGGAGATAAGTAATGGTGCCAAGAGAGATGAAGTAGAGAAGCTTGTTATAGAATTAATGGAAGGAGAGAAAGGCAAGCAACTGAAAATTAAGGCCATGGAGTGGAAGAAACTGGCGGAAGAAGCCACTACTCCACATGGTTCATCATCCACAAACTTGGACAATTTTGTGAATCAAGTGCTTCTAAGAAAAAGCTAA